In one window of Paenarthrobacter nicotinovorans DNA:
- a CDS encoding GNAT family N-acetyltransferase, translated as MAETAGMTVDETGTVQVGQLWVPDTLDSPEAADFLDAVEVGRRVRMETWGSDDLAYTPLEKLLEFSDPYERQIILVAKVEGAIVGVVDIALPLADNMDLAEFTLDILPEYQGQGVGRQLLEAAEQLARAEGRTMILVDTNHPATSLTEVPEDQLIPGSGAGFVPVSSREVDFAKRAGYTLQHIEQFSSCILPLDSQLVADLQLEAEEANGGRYALHHWTDRCPDAWLDAVAALENAAGEVVRDDAEDDAPEVEASGMVFDTAVLRETEDAALAQGRRTVVTAVEHLESGKLVGLTTISVLAHRQDVVFQDDTLVLQEHRGNKLGLLIKVANMERLSEQFPDARVIYTWNAPENRYLLTVNKQLGFTTAGITGLWQKELPGRDKGPAVSE; from the coding sequence ATGGCAGAAACGGCTGGGATGACTGTAGACGAGACGGGTACCGTTCAGGTCGGGCAGCTGTGGGTGCCTGACACCCTGGACAGCCCTGAGGCCGCCGATTTCCTGGACGCCGTGGAAGTCGGACGCCGGGTGCGCATGGAAACGTGGGGGAGCGACGACCTCGCCTACACGCCCTTGGAAAAGCTGCTGGAATTTTCCGATCCCTATGAACGCCAGATCATCCTGGTGGCCAAGGTCGAAGGCGCCATCGTCGGTGTCGTGGACATCGCCTTGCCCCTGGCTGACAACATGGACCTGGCCGAATTCACCCTGGACATCCTTCCCGAGTACCAAGGGCAAGGAGTCGGACGGCAACTGCTGGAGGCCGCCGAACAGCTGGCCCGCGCCGAAGGCCGGACCATGATCCTGGTGGACACCAACCACCCTGCAACGTCCCTGACGGAGGTACCCGAGGACCAGCTGATTCCGGGCAGCGGGGCCGGATTTGTCCCTGTCAGCAGCAGGGAGGTGGACTTCGCCAAGAGGGCCGGCTACACACTCCAGCACATCGAACAGTTCAGCTCCTGCATCCTTCCCCTGGACTCCCAGCTCGTAGCTGACCTCCAGCTGGAAGCGGAGGAAGCCAACGGGGGCCGCTATGCCCTCCACCACTGGACGGACCGCTGCCCGGACGCCTGGCTGGATGCTGTTGCCGCGTTGGAAAACGCAGCAGGCGAGGTTGTGCGTGACGATGCCGAGGACGATGCCCCCGAGGTTGAAGCGAGCGGAATGGTTTTCGACACCGCCGTCCTTCGGGAAACTGAAGACGCCGCATTGGCGCAGGGACGGCGCACGGTTGTTACCGCCGTCGAGCATCTTGAGAGCGGCAAGCTGGTGGGCCTGACCACCATCAGTGTACTGGCCCACCGCCAGGACGTGGTCTTCCAGGACGACACCCTGGTCCTCCAGGAGCACCGCGGAAACAAACTGGGTTTGCTCATCAAAGTGGCCAACATGGAACGGCTCAGCGAGCAGTTTCCGGACGCAAGAGTGATCTACACCTGGAACGCGCCGGAAAACCGTTACCTCCTGACTGTCAACAAGCAGTTGGGGTTCACGACGGCCGGCATCACCGGACTGTGGCAGAAGGAACTGCCGGGCCGGGATAAGGGGCCGGCAGTCTCCGAATAG
- a CDS encoding GNAT family N-acetyltransferase, translated as MTSSNISGPSGLTVERIRVPTSPDAADAPDFQAFHQLNVVHAMELWGNLDRCATLAEAVLFWQGNEYEERQVHLARLDGEVVGCGTLTLPLSENTTTAGVDVLVDAPFRRRGFGSRILALLEELASGRGRVSFDAYCGEPIAPVEAGVELLEAKSGSGGVPLDAASTRFALRHGYSLEQVETNSTLAFPVSGESLGVLEAEALRRSAGYSVLGWKSRCPDHLVGAFARLKSLMSTEVPIAGLGWEGEVWDAARVRREEATWQASGVESAVCAARHDATGELAAYTVLTHREEAPAVIYQEDTLVAPGHRGHGLGMLVKTGNLRRAQELWPDATSVMTWNAVENQHMLAINIALGFKPSGFEGEWQKRLG; from the coding sequence GTGACGTCGTCGAACATTTCAGGGCCTTCCGGATTGACCGTGGAACGGATCCGTGTCCCCACGAGTCCGGACGCCGCAGATGCCCCTGACTTCCAAGCCTTTCACCAACTGAACGTCGTCCACGCCATGGAACTGTGGGGCAACCTGGACCGCTGCGCTACCCTGGCCGAGGCCGTCCTTTTCTGGCAGGGAAATGAATACGAAGAGCGCCAGGTCCATCTGGCCCGCCTCGACGGTGAGGTGGTGGGTTGCGGCACTTTGACGCTGCCCCTGAGTGAAAACACGACGACGGCGGGTGTGGACGTGCTTGTCGACGCGCCCTTCCGGCGCCGTGGCTTTGGATCCCGGATACTGGCCCTGTTGGAGGAACTGGCCAGTGGCCGTGGGCGGGTTTCGTTCGATGCCTACTGCGGAGAACCCATCGCGCCCGTCGAGGCCGGCGTGGAGTTGTTGGAGGCCAAGTCCGGCTCAGGCGGTGTGCCTTTGGACGCGGCATCCACACGCTTCGCCCTCCGCCACGGTTACTCGTTGGAGCAGGTCGAAACGAACAGCACGCTTGCCTTTCCCGTTTCCGGGGAATCGCTTGGGGTCCTGGAAGCGGAGGCCTTGAGACGCTCGGCGGGCTACAGCGTCCTGGGCTGGAAGTCGCGTTGCCCGGACCACCTTGTGGGCGCTTTCGCCCGCCTCAAGAGCCTCATGAGCACAGAGGTTCCCATCGCAGGCCTCGGGTGGGAAGGCGAGGTGTGGGACGCTGCCCGGGTCCGCCGGGAGGAAGCCACCTGGCAGGCCAGCGGTGTGGAGTCCGCCGTGTGCGCAGCCCGCCATGACGCGACGGGGGAGCTGGCCGCCTACACGGTCCTGACGCACCGTGAAGAGGCGCCGGCGGTGATCTACCAAGAGGACACTCTGGTGGCTCCCGGGCACCGGGGACACGGTTTAGGGATGCTGGTGAAAACCGGCAACCTTCGCCGCGCACAGGAGCTCTGGCCGGACGCCACGTCGGTCATGACATGGAACGCCGTTGAAAACCAGCATATGCTGGCCATAAATATCGCCCTTGGATTCAAGCCGTCCGGCTTTGAAGGCGAATGGCAGAAACGGCTGGGATGA